The following are encoded in a window of Rubellicoccus peritrichatus genomic DNA:
- the hspQ gene encoding heat shock protein HspQ → MIAPKEAFAESNPHFTPGDLVRHRKYGYRGVVVAFDLNCKASESWYQSNQSQPEREQPWYHVLVDGAGHTTYAAQTSLEADDSGQCIMHPWVDTFFESFDDGHYIRNDEPWPYSPPT, encoded by the coding sequence ATGATTGCACCCAAAGAAGCATTTGCCGAATCCAACCCGCACTTCACTCCGGGCGACTTGGTGCGTCACCGGAAGTACGGCTACCGCGGAGTCGTTGTGGCTTTTGATTTGAACTGCAAAGCTTCAGAATCCTGGTATCAAAGTAACCAAAGCCAACCAGAACGGGAGCAACCATGGTACCACGTCCTTGTCGATGGTGCCGGCCACACAACCTACGCTGCTCAAACCAGCCTGGAAGCCGATGATTCCGGTCAATGCATCATGCACCCCTGGGTAGATACCTTTTTCGAAAGCTTCGACGACGGGCACTATATTCGTAATGATGAGCCCTGGCCTTACAGTCCGCCCACGTAA
- a CDS encoding rhomboid family intramembrane serine protease, with translation MIACVVIFFLQTLKWGGIGAWIMSNLALWPLGTPEYVTDGFRYGEVPQFGVWQLITYGFLHGSEWHLLFNMFAFWMFGTVIEEVWGSRRFAVFYFICIVGAGLVQLAVSAGALTPTVGASGGVFGLLLAFGVLFPNEKLFFILCPVPIKAKYFVAGYGSVELVLGLTREGSSIAHFAHLGGMFFGLLLILYWKGKLPFKPRPGKLF, from the coding sequence ATGATCGCCTGTGTGGTGATCTTTTTCCTGCAAACCCTGAAGTGGGGTGGTATTGGGGCGTGGATTATGAGTAATTTGGCCTTATGGCCATTGGGGACTCCCGAGTATGTCACAGACGGATTCCGTTATGGAGAGGTTCCGCAGTTTGGAGTCTGGCAACTCATCACCTACGGCTTTCTGCATGGTAGCGAGTGGCACTTGCTCTTCAATATGTTTGCTTTCTGGATGTTCGGAACTGTGATCGAAGAGGTTTGGGGTTCGCGGCGGTTTGCGGTATTTTACTTCATTTGCATTGTTGGCGCCGGCTTGGTTCAGCTTGCGGTCTCTGCTGGAGCTCTTACTCCGACTGTCGGAGCTTCGGGCGGTGTCTTTGGGCTTTTGTTGGCCTTTGGAGTTCTGTTTCCAAATGAGAAACTCTTTTTTATCCTCTGTCCGGTTCCGATTAAAGCAAAGTACTTTGTCGCCGGGTACGGATCGGTTGAGCTCGTTCTTGGGCTAACCAGAGAAGGTTCAAGCATTGCTCACTTTGCCCATCTTGGCGGTATGTTTTTTGGACTTCTGTTGATCCTGTATTGGAAAGGGAAGCTCCCTTTTAAGCCAAGACCTGGAAAGCTTTTTTGA
- a CDS encoding phytanoyl-CoA dioxygenase family protein, with protein MQVINEPSAAPEELKETFERQGYCHIRGLFNEEEVEDIKTHFEEIHSNGPVKGYFEPVPESEAGGDVLKVYPRFVHPHRFTEKAKNYMLHPKVEAVLRELLGTQPLALQSMYYYKPPGALGQAMHQDNLYLMVEPGTCIAAWTAIDDADAKNGGMAVVPKTDDMDIVCPGLADKTKSFTGHLVKAPKGKRAVIPNMKAGDTLFFNGSLIHGSGPNRSKDRWRRSFIGHYAPDYSEKLARFYFPVLDFEGNEVTKAVNKDGGPCGTEWDAPH; from the coding sequence ATGCAAGTCATAAACGAACCCAGTGCAGCACCCGAGGAATTGAAGGAAACTTTTGAGCGACAAGGCTACTGTCACATCCGAGGCTTATTCAATGAGGAAGAAGTGGAGGACATCAAGACGCACTTTGAAGAAATCCATTCCAATGGTCCGGTAAAGGGCTATTTCGAGCCTGTGCCAGAGTCAGAAGCGGGAGGAGATGTTCTGAAAGTATACCCGCGTTTCGTTCACCCACATCGGTTTACTGAAAAAGCGAAAAACTATATGTTGCATCCAAAAGTCGAAGCAGTCCTTCGCGAACTGCTTGGGACCCAGCCACTGGCCCTGCAAAGCATGTATTACTACAAGCCACCTGGTGCACTAGGTCAGGCCATGCATCAGGACAATCTTTACCTCATGGTCGAACCAGGCACCTGTATCGCTGCCTGGACGGCGATCGACGACGCTGATGCAAAAAACGGCGGAATGGCAGTTGTCCCCAAGACCGACGACATGGATATCGTCTGCCCGGGACTCGCTGACAAAACCAAGTCCTTTACCGGCCATCTGGTCAAAGCGCCCAAAGGTAAGCGGGCCGTCATCCCCAATATGAAAGCCGGCGATACGCTGTTCTTCAACGGAAGCCTGATCCACGGTTCAGGCCCCAACCGCAGCAAAGATCGTTGGAGGCGTTCATTCATTGGCCATTACGCCCCCGATTATTCAGAAAAACTGGCGCGATTCTATTTCCCGGTCTTGGATTTCGAAGGCAACGAAGTAACAAAAGCTGTCAACAAAGACGGCGGCCCATGCGGCACCGAATGGGATGCGCCTCATTGA
- a CDS encoding helix-turn-helix domain-containing protein produces MKKLYRYETTVGHFIENMSYGIFRPHGRDDYLVILTLDGLGQIGVGDDFRMLGKGEAILYHPNCPQSYQTSPDVGHWEFFWSHFHPSSQMHPFLDWPELAPGLGYLKLPEDQYLEAIQQDFEAARLALWRPLKQRESLAMNRLEAAFIQFDIANPNNARTTTDRRILKAMEWAYAHLGEAPSIQEIAKAAGLSVSHLGALFRKETGSSVTTFIEEERMRRAREMLEFSQKPIGEIALEIGYQDPFYFSNRFRLHHQISPRAYRSQRIG; encoded by the coding sequence ATGAAAAAGCTTTATAGATATGAGACTACTGTCGGGCATTTCATTGAGAATATGTCCTATGGCATTTTTAGGCCTCATGGGCGTGATGATTATCTCGTCATTCTGACGCTTGATGGGCTTGGGCAAATCGGGGTCGGTGACGATTTCAGAATGCTGGGGAAGGGTGAGGCCATTCTTTATCATCCCAATTGCCCTCAATCTTATCAAACTTCGCCCGATGTGGGGCATTGGGAATTCTTTTGGTCGCATTTTCATCCCAGCTCGCAAATGCACCCTTTTCTTGACTGGCCTGAGCTTGCTCCAGGTTTGGGCTATCTGAAGTTACCGGAAGACCAATATTTGGAAGCAATTCAACAGGATTTTGAGGCCGCACGCCTTGCGTTGTGGCGACCATTGAAGCAACGCGAAAGTCTGGCCATGAATCGTCTCGAAGCAGCATTTATTCAGTTCGATATTGCCAATCCGAATAATGCCCGCACTACGACAGACAGGCGTATCCTGAAAGCGATGGAATGGGCCTATGCGCATCTGGGGGAGGCTCCATCGATCCAGGAAATTGCTAAAGCCGCTGGATTGTCAGTTTCTCATTTGGGAGCGCTTTTCCGTAAGGAGACTGGCTCAAGTGTAACCACGTTCATTGAAGAGGAACGGATGCGCCGGGCCAGAGAGATGCTTGAGTTCTCACAGAAACCGATTGGCGAGATCGCTCTGGAGATTGGATATCAGGACCCTTTCTATTTCTCCAATCGTTTTCGCCTGCATCATCAGATTAGTCCACGAGCCTATCGTTCGCAGCGTATAGGATAA
- a CDS encoding AraC family transcriptional regulator: MNSGTSRQSSIYARLEEGLITKGGLWPLSAMRDLEAYAIVLIIRGGGTFESQYGTESLEAGSLLILFPGVLHRYYAPKGKPWTEYFIVFKGTLFDVWWKAGLLSPEHPVIQLEPVGHWAKRMQSIIRHDSHGSGEGLLEALRLQSFIADALAAGGQSRDDENRWVAMAREAIDQHLSDLDAVRLAADDLGMGYESFRKKFSQQAGQAPGQYRVEQLMLEAQRLLANSEQSIKEIADLLGFCDPYHFSKSFKAESGVSPSEYRKRRRDQAAAFWENRA, translated from the coding sequence GTGAATTCAGGGACCTCCAGGCAATCGTCAATCTATGCCCGTCTTGAAGAGGGTTTGATCACTAAAGGAGGACTTTGGCCGCTTTCTGCCATGCGTGATTTGGAGGCTTATGCCATTGTTCTGATCATCCGGGGAGGTGGCACGTTTGAATCCCAATATGGCACTGAGTCGCTTGAGGCAGGTAGCCTTCTAATATTATTCCCTGGAGTTCTCCATCGATACTATGCGCCCAAGGGGAAACCTTGGACGGAATACTTCATCGTTTTCAAAGGAACACTTTTCGATGTCTGGTGGAAGGCTGGGCTGCTTTCACCAGAACATCCAGTGATCCAGCTTGAGCCGGTTGGCCATTGGGCCAAACGCATGCAGTCTATCATTAGGCATGATTCTCATGGATCAGGCGAAGGCCTTTTGGAAGCCCTCCGTCTTCAGTCCTTTATTGCTGATGCATTGGCTGCAGGCGGGCAGAGTCGGGACGACGAGAATCGTTGGGTTGCGATGGCCAGAGAGGCCATTGATCAGCACTTGTCAGATTTGGATGCGGTGCGTCTGGCTGCGGATGATCTTGGCATGGGCTACGAAAGTTTCCGGAAGAAATTCTCACAGCAGGCAGGTCAGGCTCCCGGTCAGTATCGTGTTGAGCAGCTAATGCTGGAAGCCCAACGGCTGCTCGCAAACTCGGAACAGAGCATCAAGGAAATCGCCGACTTGCTTGGCTTTTGTGATCCCTATCATTTCTCCAAATCCTTCAAGGCCGAATCCGGTGTATCACCATCGGAGTACAGGAAACGTCGACGTGACCAAGCTGCTGCTTTCTGGGAAAACAGAGCCTGA
- the cimA gene encoding citramalate synthase, translating to MSQKPSILIYDTTLRDGTQGEGVSFSVSAKLRLAEKFDHFGIDYIEGGWPGSNPRDMAFFEKAKKLELKHAKLAAFGSTRRANTAVEEDAQIKLLLEADTPVVTIFGKTWLLHVTEVLRTTAEENLAMIEDTVRHLVKNGREVIYDAEHFFDGYKDNPEFALETLEAAQRGGASCLTLCDTNGGSQVDEVRELTEIVVKKFPDIRVGMHCHNDCGLGVAVSLVGVQAGATMVQGTMNGLGERIGNGDLTSIMPNLSLKLGYPLNSSEQMPHLRDLALFVNEMANIRNNIKAPFVGASAFVHKGGVHADAVKKVKHSYEHIEPESVGNRTRVLVSDMSGRSSILMKANDMGMDVDSKSEEMKDFLQELKQLEFRGYEYEAADASFRLLLHRFVDKKPDPFEVITYKVMDQYGDWKDDVTAEATVKIKIGDTIQHTAGEGTGPVGALDVAFRSALEPHFPSIEKVRLTDFKVRIIDGAKGAQAITRVQIESTDGQNTWGTVGASDDIIEASWEALKDSFAYKLMLDAEAKA from the coding sequence ATGTCCCAAAAACCCAGTATACTCATTTACGATACCACCCTGCGTGATGGCACCCAGGGGGAAGGCGTTTCATTTTCCGTCAGCGCAAAGCTGCGCCTTGCTGAGAAATTCGACCATTTCGGCATTGATTATATCGAAGGCGGCTGGCCAGGCTCAAACCCGCGCGACATGGCTTTCTTCGAAAAAGCCAAGAAGCTTGAGCTAAAGCATGCCAAGCTCGCCGCCTTTGGGTCCACCCGCCGCGCGAACACTGCAGTCGAAGAAGATGCCCAGATAAAACTCCTCCTCGAAGCAGACACACCCGTTGTCACCATCTTTGGCAAAACCTGGCTTCTTCATGTGACAGAGGTCCTCCGCACTACGGCCGAAGAAAACCTAGCCATGATTGAAGACACCGTCCGCCACCTGGTGAAAAACGGACGTGAAGTCATCTACGACGCCGAACACTTCTTTGATGGCTATAAAGACAATCCCGAGTTTGCCCTGGAAACCCTGGAAGCTGCCCAGCGCGGCGGTGCCAGTTGCCTGACACTTTGCGACACCAATGGCGGCAGCCAGGTCGATGAAGTCCGCGAACTGACAGAGATCGTCGTAAAGAAGTTTCCTGACATACGAGTCGGCATGCATTGCCATAATGACTGTGGGCTGGGGGTTGCCGTATCCCTTGTTGGTGTTCAGGCAGGCGCAACCATGGTTCAAGGAACCATGAACGGGCTCGGCGAACGCATCGGCAATGGCGACCTGACATCAATCATGCCGAATCTTTCGCTTAAGCTGGGCTATCCGCTCAACAGCTCCGAACAAATGCCGCACCTGCGCGACCTGGCCCTCTTCGTGAATGAAATGGCAAACATCCGCAACAACATCAAAGCGCCTTTCGTTGGTGCCTCTGCCTTTGTCCATAAAGGTGGTGTTCACGCCGATGCCGTAAAGAAGGTCAAGCACAGCTACGAGCACATCGAGCCCGAATCTGTTGGCAACCGCACCCGGGTTCTTGTCTCCGATATGTCCGGCCGCTCTTCTATTCTAATGAAGGCCAATGACATGGGCATGGATGTGGATTCGAAGTCCGAGGAAATGAAAGACTTCCTGCAAGAGTTGAAACAACTCGAATTTCGCGGCTATGAATACGAAGCCGCCGATGCATCCTTCCGGCTCTTGCTTCATCGCTTTGTTGATAAAAAGCCCGACCCTTTTGAAGTCATCACCTACAAGGTCATGGACCAATATGGTGACTGGAAAGATGATGTCACTGCCGAAGCCACCGTCAAAATCAAGATCGGTGACACCATTCAGCACACTGCCGGTGAAGGCACTGGGCCCGTTGGTGCTTTGGACGTCGCTTTTCGCAGCGCACTCGAACCACACTTTCCCTCAATCGAAAAAGTACGCCTGACAGACTTCAAGGTCCGCATCATTGATGGTGCAAAAGGCGCCCAAGCCATCACGCGCGTGCAGATTGAATCTACAGACGGGCAAAACACCTGGGGAACCGTTGGTGCTTCCGATGATATCATCGAGGCATCCTGGGAAGCGTTAAAGGATTCTTTCGCTTACAAGCTGATGCTGGATGCTGAAGCCAAAGCTTAA
- a CDS encoding YbaB/EbfC family nucleoid-associated protein, which translates to MAGVGKLMKQMKKMQQQMDSLQEDLSARELEISSGGGAITLKINGQGDFLGIKLDPEFLKEDASFIEETLLEAIKEAAGKAKELNETEMGKITQGMGIPGLG; encoded by the coding sequence ATGGCAGGTGTTGGTAAGTTAATGAAGCAGATGAAGAAAATGCAGCAGCAGATGGATTCGCTGCAGGAAGACCTCTCGGCCAGAGAGCTGGAAATTTCGAGTGGCGGGGGAGCCATCACGCTCAAGATCAATGGGCAGGGTGATTTTCTAGGCATCAAGCTGGACCCGGAATTCCTCAAGGAGGATGCATCCTTTATTGAAGAGACGCTGCTGGAGGCAATCAAGGAAGCTGCCGGCAAAGCCAAGGAATTAAACGAAACCGAAATGGGTAAGATAACTCAAGGCATGGGCATCCCTGGTCTGGGTTAA
- the recR gene encoding recombination mediator RecR — MSPAFDRVQDLLKKLPGLGYRSAERIALHLLVEKPERLEPLVSALNDAAATLHRCPVTGNITEGDVCPIYDNPARRKDFICVVESVPDLLAIERSGSFQGTFHVLHGKLSPLHGVGPGELNLGSLRQRLEQDDVTEMILALPNDVEGEATCHYIQDSILSGFDDIALSRIGFGLPSGGGITFADSATLRSALESRKTFE; from the coding sequence ATGTCTCCAGCTTTTGATCGTGTCCAGGATCTTCTAAAGAAGCTGCCAGGATTGGGGTATCGCTCAGCCGAGCGTATTGCATTACACCTTTTGGTTGAGAAACCAGAGCGCCTTGAGCCTCTTGTTTCCGCTCTCAATGACGCAGCGGCTACACTCCATCGCTGCCCAGTTACTGGCAATATTACGGAGGGCGATGTCTGTCCCATTTATGACAATCCTGCACGACGCAAAGATTTCATTTGCGTTGTGGAAAGCGTCCCTGACTTGCTCGCGATTGAGCGTTCGGGTTCATTTCAGGGCACCTTTCATGTGTTGCATGGAAAACTCTCGCCTTTGCATGGTGTCGGGCCGGGAGAATTGAATTTAGGAAGTCTTCGACAACGTCTTGAACAAGATGATGTTACGGAAATGATTTTGGCTCTGCCCAATGATGTCGAAGGCGAAGCAACCTGCCATTATATTCAAGATTCCATCCTTTCCGGATTTGATGATATCGCTCTATCCCGCATCGGGTTTGGCCTGCCGAGCGGCGGTGGAATTACCTTTGCTGATTCAGCGACACTGAGGAGTGCTTTGGAGTCCAGAAAAACCTTCGAATGA